The genomic region CGTAGTCGGCGATTATCCTCTCAAGCTGTTCTAGTTTTTGTCCTGAATTGCCATAGGATCTATCGACTTTTCGGCCCGCAGTCTCGTCTATAAAACGGTATAGTCTGGAGCTACAGGTCTGGATGTCTGCCCCAATAGAAAGCGCGGCGTCTTGAAGTTGTGGCGCTTGATGTCGAACTATGCGCCCAAGACGTTCTGGTACTGACTGAGGTAACGGATCAGGAACATCTATCTCAATCGGCTTTGCAAAATCATACCTGAGATGATGAAGGTATGGGACGAGTTCATAAACGACTTCCACGCAATGAGTGGTTATCTCGTGGAGCAAAAGCGGAAGGCTGATCAACTCTACCTTTGCTAGCTTCTTTCGCTCGCTAGCTTCTCTAGCCAAACTCTCTGTAGTCTGCCTTTGTTGTTCAGCCAATGTTCGGTCGACATTCCGGATTGCAACCAAAACACCGATAAGAGTTATTATCGGTGTTAAGATAGCTGTACCAATACCTATCCAATCTTTCCAATCAATGTTCCCCTGCCAAGCAACGACGGTAACAGCCCCGCAAACTGTTCCGGTGCCAAGTAACGCTATTGTTGTGATTTCGCTTCTGTACATAGTTTACCTTGATTGCAGGAGAACGTAGCAAAACCTAAAAAAACTGTATCTCGAATCAATCTAGGAAAGAACTATTTTGTCCTTCGCATAGCTGACCTCAGGTCAAAGGGGTTGCTGCGGTGCGCAAGAAATGCTCTGATTTGGGCAAAATCAACCCCTTACTGGATAACCTGTTATGTCTGAAACTTCCGCGCTCTCTGCCACCGGTGCGACGGAAAGCCGACTGGTTGGTGTGACCGCCGCACTTGCGACGGTTTGCATCTGGGCCGGTTGGCTGATTGCCACCCGCTATGCCATGACTTCAAGCTTTACCGCTGTTGATATTGGCCTGATGCGCTTTGTTGTGCCTTTTGTCCTGCTTGCCCCGATCTGGATAAGAAAAGGCATCTGGCCCAAGGGCCTTTCAGTGACCAATGGTATTTTGATGATCGTTGGCTCCGGCGCGTTTTATACCCTGATGGTTGCAAGCGCCCTTGAGTTCGTTCCGGCAAGCCACGTTGGCATTCTTTTGCCCGGTGTGATGGCCGTGTGGGCGGTTCTGATTGCGATGCTTTTGTTTGGTGAGCGTCCGGGCAAGGTCCGCATCGTTGGCTATGCCGCCGTGGTAGTTGGCGTGGCTTCGCTTGTGGCGCTCAAACCGGCCGGTGTGATCAGTGATGACATGCTGATGGGCTATGGCCTTGTTTCGGCCGGGGCCTTTATGTGGGCGTGCTATACCCATGCCATGCGTCAAAGCGGCCTTGGCGCGCTTGAAGCCGCATCCTTTGTCGGTTTCTGGTCGTTTGTCGTGATGGCGATTATCGCGTTGTTTACCGGCACCACCATTGGCGATGCCCCGATGGGGGATATCATGATGTTGCTCACAGCGCAGGGTTTGTTGGCCGGGTGTGTTGCCGTGATTACCTATGGCCTTGCCGTGCGCCATATCGGATCGACCGGTGCGTCCGCATTTGGTGCAATGACCCCGGCCCTGACCGCACTTGGCGGTGTGATCCTGTTGGGCGAACCGGGCAACCTCGCGCTGGTTCTGGCAGTGGTTCTGGTGATCCTTGGCGTGATGACGGCGTCTGGTGTGTTTCGCCGCGCACGAATTTAGACCCGTGAACTGACTGTTTTTCAGTCAGGGCATTTTCACCATCTGATAAACATCAATTAAGTGTGCTGCACGTGCGAAATATTCTTTTCGCGTGTGCAGCTTTAGGTTATTGTAATGCACGTGATGGCAACGACGCCACTCACTCAATGATTCATCGGCAGGCAACGAGGCTTGCGCAACTTTGTCAGCGTCTTTTGGTGACGCTCGACGGTTATGCCTCGGAGTTAGTCAAATGCTTGCTGGTTTTATTCGCTCTATTTCCCCTGAAAACGATCCTGAATTTAACGGCCCCAATCGCAAAACCAGCATGACTGACATCCTGCGGCTGTTGCGGACGGTCAGTGCTGTCGCCGATGAGGTCGCAGACAAGGAAACGGCAGTTACCCAAATCCTTTCGGCAGTCTGCAATTATTGTCAGTGGCCGGTTGGGCATGCGTATCTGCGTGTGGATGACAAACTTTCGTCTGCGGGTATCTGGTCAATCAGTTCTTCGATTTCGGCAGGTGACATTGCCGAATTTCGCACCCAGTCCGAACAGACTGTGTTTGCGATCGGGCAGGGTCTTATTGGCGCTGTCGCGGCAACGGGTTCGCCTGTGTGTATCGCCGATGTCACCGTGAAAGACGGCTTTTTGCGTGCTGCGGCGGCGTCCAGAAACGGGTTGCGTGGCTGTTTTGCCCTGCCAGTCAAGCTGGAGGGACAGACAGAGGCGGTCATTGAATTCTTTAGCCCGGGCGTCGCACAGCTTGATGACGAAATGCTTGAGCTTCTTGGGTTTGTTGGCGGGCAGGTTGCGCGTGTGCTGGAACGTGAACGCGTCATTCGGTCGCGTGAGGCCCTGGCCTCAAGCTTTGAGTCGCAAGTTCAGGGAACTGTTGGCATGGTGGCGGCTGCTGTCAGTCAAATGCGTGGTGCGCTTGATGTATTGGCCGAAAGCACAGATCAAACCCGAAAATGCAGTAGCGGCATTGATGATGCGACCGGGCGGGCCATTTCACGGATTGAAGACGTCGCAGACCAGATGGAAAGTCTTAAGGATGCGTTGGCCGTCGTTGGTACGGATGCGTCCGAAACCGTCAAGATTACCCACGATATGGGCAGTCAGGCCCGCGAAATGCGCGCCGGATTTGCCGTGCTGCAAGATCGTGCTGCTGATGCAGAGAAGATGCTGGCTTCCATTTCTGCCATCGCCGCGCAGACCAAGATGCTGGGACTGAACGCTTCGATTGAGGCGGCGCGCGTCGGTGAGGCAGGCAAGGGGTTTGCGATTGTCGCCAAGGAGGTCAAAGCGCTTGCAGGCCAGTCTGCCAGTGCGACCGAGGATATCGCCCGCTGGATGAGTGAAATACTCAATGCGATTTCTAAAGCGGGTAACGATATCGAACAGATTGCCGTGGCGATGGATAATCTTCAGAACCGGGCAGAGGCGACGGCGACACAAGCCGATCAGCAAACAGAAACCTGCGTTTCGGTTGTGTCATGTGTCGATGCCGCGGTCGCGGACTCCCGTTTGGTTGGTGATGGTGTCTCGGAAATAACCGCAGCGATCAAACACAGTGAGCACGTATCAAGCGAGCTTGGGAACGCTGCCCATGACCTTGAAAAACAGGGTGCAGAGTTAAGCGCCCGCGTCGAAGGGTTTGTTGGCAAGATACGCATCGTCTAATGACCTAGGTTGATCCGTTCATCCGATTTTCGACGTGATGGGGGTGCGCCGGGCGACCAGCCGTGCCAGGGGCGGCCCAAAGGCCAGCACCATGAAAAAGCGTGTTGCCTGCAGCACGAGGATGAAGGACAGGTCGACATTCGTGCTGGCCGCGATAATGGCCACAGAATCAAGGCCGCCCGGGCTGGTCGCGAGATAGGCGGTCAGTGGGTCAACATCCATGAAATACACCAAAAGCCCCGAAATCCCGGCACAGAAGCCGATCAGAACAAAGATCGATAACAGGATTTTGGGAAATGCGTGTGCTGCGTGGCGCAGGACCGGTGGGGTAAATTTCAAACCGATTACCCAACCGATCATTGCGTAGGTCAGGCCGAGAAACCATTCCGGCAGGACGACATCGAAAAAACCGCTGACATGCAGGATCATGGTGACAATGATCGGCACCAGAAGCGGACCGGATGGCAAACGTACTTTTTGACCGACAAAGCAGCAGGCAACCACCAGACAGAGTGTCAGCGCAAAACCGGCCGGGTCAAAAGCCGGGAACCAGTCATGGGGTCCCATGGCAACCAGCGTTTCCGGATCAACCCAGAAATTGGCGACACTGGACGCGACACCGACAACGATCACCACGCGCACATACTGCATGAAGGCCACAAGCCTTGCATCGGCGCCAAAGGCGTCTGCCATGATGACCATGGCCGATGCCGCACCGGGCGTTGATCCCCAGATCCCTGCGGTTCCGGGCAGGACCTGTTTGACGCACAGGACCCAGCCCAAAAAGCTGCTGGCAAGCAAAGTGATGCCGGTAACGCCAAGGATCATCGGCCAGTCCGTGGCAAAGGATGTCAAAATCCCGATGGTCATCGACCCGCCGATCATCACGCCCAACACCGATTGTGCGCCAAGGTAAAGTTGCTTGGGGGCGGCAATCGTTGCGCCGTTGGTGCCCATCAGAATGCCGATGATCATCGGCCCCACCAGAAGTGAGGCCGGGACTTGCCAATGATGGAGCAGAACGGAAAACACGACGGAGGTGGAAATCAGCAATAACCACTGAACCGGTTTCGGCAGACGGCCAAGCCGTTCTTTCGGGGGATTTATGATCGGTGACGTTGGTTCGGATGACACGATGCGGCCTTTGTCATGGATGGAAGGCATCTGATCGCGGGTGGCGCGATGTGATGGCGTGCTGGCGCCTGTGGGGGGCGTCAAGGTGGGGATCACAATTATAGCCAGCTTGTGCGATGGATGCGAGTATTTGCGTGATCCCGCCGGATGAAGGCCATGTCGGACTTGGAGAATATCGGCAGGTTCTGTATGACAGTAAGCAATATCGGCCAGCCAGTAGGGAACCTGTTTTGAGCACCGATCCGATCCAGTTTCAGTTTGATGGCGATGAAAACGCTGCCCTGAAAATCGTTCTGGCCCATGGGGCTGGGGCCGCTATGGATAGCCCGTTCATGAACGAAATGGCGGGCGAGCTTGCCAAGGCGGGCCTGCGCGTTGCACGCTTTGAGTTCCCCTATATGGCCAAACGCCGAATTGATGGCAAAAAGCGCGGGCCGGATCGGGCACCGGTTTTGATCGAGTATTACGGTGAAGTTGTTCGCGCACTTGGCGGGCCAGAGAAGTTGATCATCGGCGGAAAATCCATGGGCGGACGGATCGCCAGCATGGTGGCAGATGACCTTGGTGTGGCCGGTCTTGTCTGCCTTGGCTATCCGTTTCATCCACCGGGCAAGCCTGAAAACCTGCGCACAGAACATCTTAAAACCCTGAAAACGCCGAGCCTGATTTGTCATGGCACGCGCGATCCGTTTGGCAGTCCGGATGAGATTGCGGGTTACGGGCTTTCGGATCGTATTGCCCTTCACTGGGTTGAAGACGGTGAACATGACTTCAAGCCGCGCAAAAGTTCCGGACGTACCCAAAGCCAGAACATCGCCGATGCCGCGGCAGCGATATCCCGGTTTGCAAAGATGCTCGGTTAAAAGAAACGGCCCGCCACTTGGGCAGGCCGTTGGCAGAAAGTTTGCGGGGCTTGGTGCGCGAGGGAGGTCAGGCAAGTACGCCTTCGCCGGTTTCCTTGAACTGCTGGGCATATTCCGGGGAAAGTTCGGCGGTGGCACTTGCGATGTCGATGCGCACGCCATTGGGATCAAGAAGGGCAAAATGGCGCTGGCCCCATGGCTCATCGCGAAGGTCAAGGGCGAATTCAAACCCGGCTTCACGCAATTCATCTGCTGCATCGCGGGCTTCTTCGACTTCCAGCGTAAGAACCGTTCCTTCGCCGATGGTGGCCGCCTGGAACATAGGCGGCTGGGTTTCGTGACCCTGTTTCATCAGGCCAAGTTGAACGGATGGTGCGGAC from Thalassospira indica harbors:
- a CDS encoding DMT family transporter — its product is MSETSALSATGATESRLVGVTAALATVCIWAGWLIATRYAMTSSFTAVDIGLMRFVVPFVLLAPIWIRKGIWPKGLSVTNGILMIVGSGAFYTLMVASALEFVPASHVGILLPGVMAVWAVLIAMLLFGERPGKVRIVGYAAVVVGVASLVALKPAGVISDDMLMGYGLVSAGAFMWACYTHAMRQSGLGALEAASFVGFWSFVVMAIIALFTGTTIGDAPMGDIMMLLTAQGLLAGCVAVITYGLAVRHIGSTGASAFGAMTPALTALGGVILLGEPGNLALVLAVVLVILGVMTASGVFRRARI
- a CDS encoding methyl-accepting chemotaxis protein; this translates as MLAGFIRSISPENDPEFNGPNRKTSMTDILRLLRTVSAVADEVADKETAVTQILSAVCNYCQWPVGHAYLRVDDKLSSAGIWSISSSISAGDIAEFRTQSEQTVFAIGQGLIGAVAATGSPVCIADVTVKDGFLRAAAASRNGLRGCFALPVKLEGQTEAVIEFFSPGVAQLDDEMLELLGFVGGQVARVLERERVIRSREALASSFESQVQGTVGMVAAAVSQMRGALDVLAESTDQTRKCSSGIDDATGRAISRIEDVADQMESLKDALAVVGTDASETVKITHDMGSQAREMRAGFAVLQDRAADAEKMLASISAIAAQTKMLGLNASIEAARVGEAGKGFAIVAKEVKALAGQSASATEDIARWMSEILNAISKAGNDIEQIAVAMDNLQNRAEATATQADQQTETCVSVVSCVDAAVADSRLVGDGVSEITAAIKHSEHVSSELGNAAHDLEKQGAELSARVEGFVGKIRIV
- a CDS encoding AbrB family transcriptional regulator, whose translation is MTPPTGASTPSHRATRDQMPSIHDKGRIVSSEPTSPIINPPKERLGRLPKPVQWLLLISTSVVFSVLLHHWQVPASLLVGPMIIGILMGTNGATIAAPKQLYLGAQSVLGVMIGGSMTIGILTSFATDWPMILGVTGITLLASSFLGWVLCVKQVLPGTAGIWGSTPGAASAMVIMADAFGADARLVAFMQYVRVVIVVGVASSVANFWVDPETLVAMGPHDWFPAFDPAGFALTLCLVVACCFVGQKVRLPSGPLLVPIIVTMILHVSGFFDVVLPEWFLGLTYAMIGWVIGLKFTPPVLRHAAHAFPKILLSIFVLIGFCAGISGLLVYFMDVDPLTAYLATSPGGLDSVAIIAASTNVDLSFILVLQATRFFMVLAFGPPLARLVARRTPITSKIG
- a CDS encoding alpha/beta family hydrolase, which codes for MSTDPIQFQFDGDENAALKIVLAHGAGAAMDSPFMNEMAGELAKAGLRVARFEFPYMAKRRIDGKKRGPDRAPVLIEYYGEVVRALGGPEKLIIGGKSMGGRIASMVADDLGVAGLVCLGYPFHPPGKPENLRTEHLKTLKTPSLICHGTRDPFGSPDEIAGYGLSDRIALHWVEDGEHDFKPRKSSGRTQSQNIADAAAAISRFAKMLG
- a CDS encoding VOC family protein, producing MKVTNAYQIIITEKFTQSRTFYKKLGFTPVFDGDWYCQLVWPSAPSVQLGLMKQGHETQPPMFQAATIGEGTVLTLEVEEARDAADELREAGFEFALDLRDEPWGQRHFALLDPNGVRIDIASATAELSPEYAQQFKETGEGVLA